The following coding sequences lie in one Glycine max cultivar Williams 82 chromosome 19, Glycine_max_v4.0, whole genome shotgun sequence genomic window:
- the LOC100794426 gene encoding protein WVD2-like 4 isoform X2, translated as MESENGVAVEEEKRVIGVTTKVENVKKEVENDCNGAEIMTKNEVSKPTVVAKRPISAGDKVAVEASKTYANKNSKGATTKETVGRASVASKNNKYAKDKPILKGPSSISQKQRPSLSQSLSFPAKSAGEDAMQKSIDGYLVKPKVRNNQGNGIRGEAPIRHLNKSTNSEVNSLAKTNTGMPGLKRSAFGRSTTVAAFTKSQTSEASLPVDQVSNTAKTAKADKENDDSHSTTSATPCLRSSGSGFSFRLEERAEKRKEFFSKLEEKILAKEAEKTNLQAKSKENQEAEIRLLRKSMAFKATPMPSFYKEPPPKVELKKIPTTRAKSPKLGRHKESAMNNNSGEDKTCSIPRGKQQQNDSNKVKGHKDMVSKKPIRKTQAKVKSQENVTPENKEQCQDTHVNNSECKNDMELQSETGHAPNSTLLLNSTTPELLSYEVTVGV; from the exons ATGGAATCTGAAAACGGGGTTGCTGTGGAGGAAGAGAAACGTGTTATTGGGGTAACAACCAAGGTGGAGAATGTAAAGAAAGAAGTTGAAAATGACTGCAATGGTGCAGAAATTATGACCAAGAATGAAGTATCTAAACCCACAGTAGTGGCTAAACGCCCCATTTCTGCTGGTGACAAAGTTGCAGTTGAAGCCTCCAAAACTTatgcaaataaaaattcaaaaggtGCTACTACTAAG GAAACTGTTGGTAGAGCAAGTGTTGCTTCCAAGAACAACAAATATGCCAAAGATAAACCCATTTTGAAGGGTCCAAGTTCAATATCTCAAAAACAAAGGCCATCCCTTTCCCAAAGCCTTTCTTTCCCAGCCAAATCAGCTGGTGAAGATGCCATGCAGAAAAGCATTGATGGATATCTTGTGAAGCCTAAAGTTAGAAATAATCAAGGTAATGGGATTAGAGGTGAGGCCCCCATTCGTCATTTAAACAAGTCCACAAACTCTGAAGTCAACTCACTGGCAAAAACCAACACTGGCATGCCTGGTTTGAAACGCTCTGCG TTTGGAAGGTCCACTACAGTTGCTGCATTCACCAAGAGCCAAACTTCTGAGGCATCGTT ACCCGTTGACCAGGTGTCAAACACAGCAAAAACTGCAAAAGCAGATAAAGAGAATGATGATTCTCATTCCACAACTTC TGCTACTCCTTGTCTGAGAAGCAGTGGAAGTGGATTTTCCTTTAGATTGGAAGAAAGAGCTGAAAAGCGGAAGGAG TTTTTCTCAAAGTTGGAGGAAAAAATTCTAGCCAAGGAAGCAGAGAAAACCAACCTACAAGCTAAATCAAAG GAAAACCAAGAGGCAGAGATCAGGCTATTGAGGAAGAGTATGGCATTCAAAGCAACTCCAATGCCAAGTTTCTATAAGGAACCACCTCCCAAAGTTGAGCTGAAGAAG ATACCAACAACACGCGCAAAATCCCCAAAGCTTGGAAGGCACAAAGAATCTGCTATGAACAACAATTCAGGAGAAGACAAGACTTGCTCCATTCCACGTGGGAAACAACAGCAGAATGATTCAAACAAGGTTAAGGGTCATAAAGATATGGTTTCAAAGAAACCAATCCGGAAAACCCAAGCCAAGGTGAAGTCTCAGGAAAATGTAACGCCAGAAAACAAAGAACAATGCCAAGATACACATGTTAACAATTCTGAATGCAAAAATGACATGGAGTTACAATCTGAAACAGGTCATGCACCAAATAGTACACTGCTTCTAAATTCAACTACACCTGAGCTTTTGTCATATGAGGTTACTGTTGGAGTGTAG
- the LOC100794426 gene encoding protein WVD2-like 4 isoform X1, whose product MESENGVAVEEEKRVIGVTTKVENVKKEVENDCNGAEIMTKNEVSKPTVVAKRPISAGDKVAVEASKTYANKNSKGATTKETVGRASVASKNNKYAKDKPILKGPSSISQKQRPSLSQSLSFPAKSAGEDAMQKSIDGYLVKPKVRNNQGNGIRGEAPIRHLNKSTNSEVNSLAKTNTGMPGLKRSAFGRSTTVAAFTKSQTSEASLPVDQVSNTAKTAKADKENDDSHSTTSSATPCLRSSGSGFSFRLEERAEKRKEFFSKLEEKILAKEAEKTNLQAKSKENQEAEIRLLRKSMAFKATPMPSFYKEPPPKVELKKIPTTRAKSPKLGRHKESAMNNNSGEDKTCSIPRGKQQQNDSNKVKGHKDMVSKKPIRKTQAKVKSQENVTPENKEQCQDTHVNNSECKNDMELQSETGHAPNSTLLLNSTTPELLSYEVTVGV is encoded by the exons ATGGAATCTGAAAACGGGGTTGCTGTGGAGGAAGAGAAACGTGTTATTGGGGTAACAACCAAGGTGGAGAATGTAAAGAAAGAAGTTGAAAATGACTGCAATGGTGCAGAAATTATGACCAAGAATGAAGTATCTAAACCCACAGTAGTGGCTAAACGCCCCATTTCTGCTGGTGACAAAGTTGCAGTTGAAGCCTCCAAAACTTatgcaaataaaaattcaaaaggtGCTACTACTAAG GAAACTGTTGGTAGAGCAAGTGTTGCTTCCAAGAACAACAAATATGCCAAAGATAAACCCATTTTGAAGGGTCCAAGTTCAATATCTCAAAAACAAAGGCCATCCCTTTCCCAAAGCCTTTCTTTCCCAGCCAAATCAGCTGGTGAAGATGCCATGCAGAAAAGCATTGATGGATATCTTGTGAAGCCTAAAGTTAGAAATAATCAAGGTAATGGGATTAGAGGTGAGGCCCCCATTCGTCATTTAAACAAGTCCACAAACTCTGAAGTCAACTCACTGGCAAAAACCAACACTGGCATGCCTGGTTTGAAACGCTCTGCG TTTGGAAGGTCCACTACAGTTGCTGCATTCACCAAGAGCCAAACTTCTGAGGCATCGTT ACCCGTTGACCAGGTGTCAAACACAGCAAAAACTGCAAAAGCAGATAAAGAGAATGATGATTCTCATTCCACAACTTC AAGTGCTACTCCTTGTCTGAGAAGCAGTGGAAGTGGATTTTCCTTTAGATTGGAAGAAAGAGCTGAAAAGCGGAAGGAG TTTTTCTCAAAGTTGGAGGAAAAAATTCTAGCCAAGGAAGCAGAGAAAACCAACCTACAAGCTAAATCAAAG GAAAACCAAGAGGCAGAGATCAGGCTATTGAGGAAGAGTATGGCATTCAAAGCAACTCCAATGCCAAGTTTCTATAAGGAACCACCTCCCAAAGTTGAGCTGAAGAAG ATACCAACAACACGCGCAAAATCCCCAAAGCTTGGAAGGCACAAAGAATCTGCTATGAACAACAATTCAGGAGAAGACAAGACTTGCTCCATTCCACGTGGGAAACAACAGCAGAATGATTCAAACAAGGTTAAGGGTCATAAAGATATGGTTTCAAAGAAACCAATCCGGAAAACCCAAGCCAAGGTGAAGTCTCAGGAAAATGTAACGCCAGAAAACAAAGAACAATGCCAAGATACACATGTTAACAATTCTGAATGCAAAAATGACATGGAGTTACAATCTGAAACAGGTCATGCACCAAATAGTACACTGCTTCTAAATTCAACTACACCTGAGCTTTTGTCATATGAGGTTACTGTTGGAGTGTAG